CTGCGACAGTTGATTGATAGCCCAGTGACCTGACGATATCGGCGTCCCGGGCTTCCGTCAGGCTGATCCCAAACTTCTCCGGGTTTTTCGCCACCAGCGCGGTCCCGGTCAGGACGAACTTACCGATGCCTCCCGTTGACCAACTGTCTTTGTGCAGTTGGACGAATCCCATGGTCTCCTTTCTCTCCGTTTCCGTCTCGGTGGGAAAATGGCTGAAGGCCATGATTTGCACCGCAATGCCTGCATCGGCAAAGTTATTCATGGTCTCGCCCATATACTGCACCTTGGTGCCCTTATCAATCAGGTCGAGCACCCGCTGGTTCCCTGACTCCATGCCGAAGGAAACCGAAACACAGCCGCTCTCCGCCATTTTCCGGCAGCGGTCCTTGGAAAATATCTTTTCCATGCGGAGCTCGGCGCCCCAGCGGATATTGAGGTCCGATTCCCTGATGGCATCTGACAGTCGCTCGAGATATCCGGGGGCCATTACATCCACGGCAAAATACACGTACGTGACATTTTCTTCTTTGGAGATCTTCTTCAGGTCCGCGACTACTGCGTCGGCGGTTTTCTCCCGCCACGGCGACGTAGGCTTGTCAGTGTTCAGGCCGTAATCACAGAACGTACAGCGGTTCCAGTAACAACCGCGGGTGGGCGAATAATTAATGCCCCTTTCAGGCGAGAGATACAGGTCCCATGAATGCTGGTACACGGGACAGCCCAACGCGGCGACATTCTCATAGTGAATGGACTTGGGAAGCCGAAGGGTGTCTGACTTTGAATCGTAAGTAATCAGGTTCGGGATCTTTTCATTCCCCTGGATATCGCCGCCGGCGTCAGCGATTTCGCATATGGCAGTTTCGCCTTCGCCCACTACGATTCCGTCGCAGACGTCAAAGAAGCGCTTCAATAGCGACTTATCTTTCAGATATTTATAGGCCTGGCTGGTAGCAGTGCCACCGAGCAAAAACAGCTTCTCCGGCCAGCGTTTCTTCATCAGCCGCAATAGATGAAGCCCGGGCAGCAACTGGTGGTCATACACGATGCTCATGCCGATGCAGTCTGAAGACAGCAAATCTTTGTCGCTCGCACATCTGTCAAAGAAGAATTTCTCTATCGGGTAACATATTTTGCTGCAGAGATCAGGGTTGAAAAGATCATTCAGGTGGTAAATGGAGTACCTGCCGCGGCTCTTCATCTTGAAGTCTTGAATCTCTGAGGGATAGCACAAGGCCCCTACCGTGCGGAAATGACGGCGCAGATGCTTGACGGAGTCTCGATAGACGTCATAGTTGGTAAATGCTTCGCGGCTGCGCATGGTGGCCGCCGCCTGCTGTATCGCGCCCGGATCACCCTTTTCCGCCGACCACAGGGAATAAAACTCCTCCTGTTCAGAAAAGCTCAACCCGCCCTGCAATGACAATGCGTCCAGCCGGTGCTCCACCTCATCCGACAAATCGTGGATGACGTCATCTTCAAGACAATAGTTAACGAACTCTACGTTCAGGTCACGGGTGGATATATTCTCAAACCCATTTTGAAGTAGATGCCCTCGTAGGTAGGCGGTAGAGTGATACGGAATAGTTGGGTCATCAAGCGGGGGATGGATGAAAGTGATCTTCATTCGGTGCCTGACTCTCTACAGGCTGGAGCGCATCATCTTGTTCAGCGCCGCGTGAATTCATGCGGCTCCAAGGGACATTCTGCAGGCCGTTGTCTTCGGAAGCCTTGATATATTCTGCTTAGATAAGAACTAGCCAAGATAATCCGAGCTATTTTGCTCTTATCCTGGTTTGGAATCAACGACTTTCTGCGGCAAACTATCTAGACAAACTGGAGGAAGCTCACCTTAACCTATTCCCAAAATGAGAAATCTATTCCCATAATGGGAATAGAAACCCCGTTAACTTGCAGCAGCCACAGATAAAAGCCAACGCCACTCGGCAGTGCGGTGGAGAAAAGATTCAGCCAATATGTGCTTGCTGCCATCGCCTTCGTTCCTTTGTGTCCTGTGTGTTTAAGATTCTTCTCATCACCCCGGTATCGGCGATCTTTAATCTCGGCAATCTTCGTCTAACCTGCCCGCCCCTTTTGTCCGTGAACCCTACAATCACGGATTCGTCGGCGGAAGTCTACTTTTTGGGG
This genomic interval from Terriglobia bacterium contains the following:
- a CDS encoding radical SAM protein, whose amino-acid sequence is MKITFIHPPLDDPTIPYHSTAYLRGHLLQNGFENISTRDLNVEFVNYCLEDDVIHDLSDEVEHRLDALSLQGGLSFSEQEEFYSLWSAEKGDPGAIQQAAATMRSREAFTNYDVYRDSVKHLRRHFRTVGALCYPSEIQDFKMKSRGRYSIYHLNDLFNPDLCSKICYPIEKFFFDRCASDKDLLSSDCIGMSIVYDHQLLPGLHLLRLMKKRWPEKLFLLGGTATSQAYKYLKDKSLLKRFFDVCDGIVVGEGETAICEIADAGGDIQGNEKIPNLITYDSKSDTLRLPKSIHYENVAALGCPVYQHSWDLYLSPERGINYSPTRGCYWNRCTFCDYGLNTDKPTSPWREKTADAVVADLKKISKEENVTYVYFAVDVMAPGYLERLSDAIRESDLNIRWGAELRMEKIFSKDRCRKMAESGCVSVSFGMESGNQRVLDLIDKGTKVQYMGETMNNFADAGIAVQIMAFSHFPTETETERKETMGFVQLHKDSWSTGGIGKFVLTGTALVAKNPEKFGISLTEARDADIVRSLGYQSTVAGERQMLSAEEGDESFDETGGLFPQVLPRPWAGGTDSLHSMIYYQKFGRQFFKEHPVAMPARSRKPQTSDEVLDCAVTVEGRLATSAFEISKIFKARDQLREHVKNMKDSAIEATYKAYLEWQQGVAAIERDEKKSFWIIQNAKRFKIAELVYLVLVHATDRRVTLRELLDAVNPVHKEPLRETLMSLHGKGYVSFSPERVAHQEYETVLS